The stretch of DNA GTTTGTTTTCAAAAggctcttttaattttttttttttttttttgcaattaatcaacaaaaaaaaaaccaatggccacgtttcctttcttttttttttaaaaactccaaatccaaatccaaatacATCAGCATCACATAAACCCAAATCTCTAATCTTTAGTCTCTTTTTAGTGTTGGGgacttatctctctctctatctctatagAGTGCATGCTTTTTAGTAAAGCTCGAAACCCAGAAGAAACACACACTAAAAAGAACTACTTGATTCAAatcgtagaagaagaagaagaagatagagtattgggtttataaaaagatGGGACCTTTAAAAacgataaagaagaagaagagagcagaGAAGAAGGTTGATCGGAACGTGTTGctagctgctgctgctgctgctgccgcCTCCGCATCTGTTGCTCTCAATAACAACGAAGACTCACCATCTTCTCATTCCTCCTTGGATTGGTGGGATGGCTTCTCTCGCCGTCTTTCTGGTAAATAAATCTATTCTGTTTTCGCAGCAATTTCACAATCTTTGAGAGAATTGAGAAAAAGAGCAATTTTGTTTCTAGGGGGATTTTTAGATTGAGATTAGTAATGTAGGAGGGGGCAAAGAGTTGTTTCTTTATTCAACaatcttttactttgtttcgatctattgattttgtagtttcTGGGGTTTTGTGACTTGTGACTTGTTTTATTCGATTGTGGTATGCTTACTTAAGTGAGAGAGCTCTGAAGGGGTTTTATTAAGTTGAGATGAACttgattctttttaaaattatgcaaCTTTTGAGCTAGTAGTGCCCTGCTCTGCTTTTAGTGTTTCGATTTTTTTAAGTGATATGAATCCTTTTTAAGACTTTGGGGGGGAGAGTAGCAGACTCTTCTGACTAGACTGTGTTTCTGTAACCAATCCTGcaagttattttgttttctgatcaTGACATTATTGAATCTTTGTGACTGACAACACTCAGCTACATGTTTTCGATACTGTGATTGAAAATTGTCCAACTACATTAGTTTGTTGCATTTATCtccttccttctcctcctcatGTATAAATCCTCTTTGTAGTAGGTCAATGATAAAGCCAATTGATGATAAGTGCACattagctcttcttcttttagtttttacaacTATTGAATTTAAGCTGGTTCAGTGTTTTATGAGCTTTAATAGTGATATTTGAACAGTTATGGATCTTTTACAGTGATAATATGTCTTTGTTCTAAAAGGGAAATAAGCTTGGCTTTGTTGTTGATCAatgtcatgttttttatttatctccTTTGTTAGGTTCATCGGATCTAAAGACATTTGAGTCAGTTTTCAAGATATCAAGGAAGACATTTGACTACATTTGCTCTCTTGTCAAAGATGATTTCACAGCAAAGCCTGCAAATTTCAGTGACTCTAATGGCAAACCTTTATCTCTCAATGACCGCGTAGCTGTGGCACTTAGGAGGCTTGGCTCTGGCGAATCTCTCTCAGTCATTGGGGAGACCTTTGGGATGAACCAGTCAACAGTCTCCCAAATCACTTGGCGCTTTGTAGAATCAATGGAAGAGAGAGCATTGCACCATCTCTCATGGCCTTCGAAACTCGATGATATAAAATCAAAGTTTGAGAAAATCTCTGGTCTTCCTAATTGCTGTGGCGCTATCGACATTACACATATTGTTATGAACCTTCCTGCTGTGGAACCTTCAAACAAAGTTTGGCTGGACGGAGAAAAGAACTTCAGCATGATATTGCAGGCTGTAGTGGACCCGGACATGAGATTTCTCGATGTAATCGCTGGTTGGCCTGGAAGTTTAAGCGATGATGTTGTCCTCAAGAACTCGGGATTCTACAAACTAGTTGAGAAAGGGAAGAGACTGAGCGGGGAAAAGTTTCTGGTCTCAGAAAGAGCCGAGCTAAGAGAATACATAGTAGGGGATTCTggttttcctcttcttccatgGCTTCTCACTCCATACCAAGGCAAACCCTTGTCGCTTCCTCAAACCGAGTTCAACAGAAGACACTCGGAGACAAGAAAAGCCGCGGAGATGGCATTGTCGAAGCTTAAAGACAGGTGGAGGATAATACACGGGGTAATGTGGATGCCTGATAGAAACCGGTTACCACGGATAATCTTTGTCTGTTGCTTGCTGCACAACATTCTTATCGATATGGGTGACCAAACTTTGGATGATCAAACTTTGTCTCACCAACATGACATACATTACAGGCAACGAAGCTGCAAGCTTGCGGATGAGGCTTCATCGGTCTTGAGAGATGAACTCTCTGATCAAATGTGGGGGAGCGCTTGATGATTACCTTTTTTCTCTCCCGGTTTGTCTGAGTCTTTCGTAATTTGCTTCTGTTTCCTTCTGGTAATTTTGTTTACCATTACATTTTTCGTTTCATCTACTGAAAAATTCACCTATTCTTTCGAGACAACTAAAAATGTGTAACTTATAAAAATGTTATGTTGAACTTTTACAACTTGTATTTCGTTCAGACTAGTCAATTTCTTCATCGCCGTCTAAACTCATTGCAATTGATTGATTGAATACTAAGCTGTAGAAGGCCGCATAAGCTGATTTTATTGAACACTAACAAAGAGACAATTAAAGGTaaacttaaaacaaacaaaaataacatccaaatagaaaacaacaatttgtatataatatagcCATATAGGTTTGAGTTCATGTTTCCGAATCTTCCTAACTATTATGTCATTTCTTTATAACATGCCTTGTGACTTGTTTTGTCTTCTATGATCAAAAATGACAATGTAATACGTACATTGGTTTTTGCTTTCAGTACATTTTGATTGAGATCATAAGCTGTAGCAGACAACCTTTCTTTTATGGATTAATGTTATTGTATTCAAACTTTCTTATTGAGTATGCAATACATAGGAGGAGGATTTGGTTTGCGTGAGAAACAACTAAAGAAGTACATTCTAAAACTCTAACTTAAAAACACTTTCGAAacaaaaggaattaaaaaaaagttataaccaaaatacagattgaccccaaaaaaaaaaattaacaatacagagaaagcaaagaagattatctttttcaaactttattAAGAGCTTCAACTGATTATAAAAGACAATGGCTTTCTAAAGGAATGGTGGAAGTATCACCCATCGTCTTGGATACTTTGGCTTCCCATCTTTTCCATCAAATATCTGCAATACCAATATCAAAACCCCAACAATAAGAACCAcaacagaaacagaaaaaagaaacaaagttttgaAAACTTTCAGTTGTAGCAAAATGGTTAGATGGAAGCTTTGTTTACCTTTCTCAGACGGCTGTGCTTTCCAAGAGCCCAATTGGTCATGATGAGAGCAGCAACAGCGAGGAAAACGTATCCAGCAACAGTCTGTGTAGCGATGTTGAATCCTAGCCATTGGTAAATCTCGGTCGTGTAATTGGCACATGTAACAATGTTGAAGAGGAAACCGCGTGGAATCTGGTAGCCTCCAGACCCGCTAGGGTCCCTAAGATTCTTCAGCAAAATGTGACAGTAGAAGTTTGCGACTTGGCAgaccaaaccaaaaccgaaaCCAATCTTCATCTGAAGGTCACTGACTGGTGTGTACAAGGGATGGTTGACGTAATACGCAATGTAAGCACCAAAGCTCCAGTAATAAGCACAGTTCCTGAACACATTCGCGATTGGGGAGGTTGCATGGCTGAACCGGTGAACGAAAAACGTTTCCAAGATCCGTTTGAAGTAGTGAAAGCACCAGTAGTACATAGCGTACGTCTGGACCGGATGGATCACACGGTCCTCTCCATAGCCAAGGAACTTGTAAACAGGTAAGTAGTAAAAGACCGGGTAGATAAGGAGAGGGCCAAGatactcgaagaagaagagcgtgCGGTAGGAAACTTGTGCCCCCAAGTCTTTGAAGACTACGGTTAAGGAGTTGTTGTTTCCATCACAGTACTCCTTGAGTGATTTCTTGCTATTGAGGACAACAGGTTTCTCCTTTGATCCAGGAGCTACAGGAAGAGTCAGTCTTTGCCTCGACGGGTAAAACTTCTTAGCTGTTGAAACAATAAAACCCAAATCACACCTTTTTTAAACCAACTGATAAAATACCATAATACATTTAGTAAATCTATTCAAagatgtgaagaagaaaaaacttcaATACAGTAACTGACTTACTGTAGAGAAACCAGATTAAGATTTGAAGTGACACACTGATTATACATTGTAGTACGAACTAAGAAGAATTCAGATACTGTCATTACAACCTATCGTCATTAATAGACAATCCTAAAGTGAACATTTTTTGTCTGGCTAAAAAGGGACTGATCCATTAATGAGAAAAGGTTTGTGATGATTGATACAGAACCAATACTGTGTATAGAAGCTTAAGGTGATCCTTCTCACCACCATAAAGCATTATCAAAATCTAGATACTCCTTATATAAACCCATAAGCATCAAATTCAAAAAGGAGGAACTCAAAACAGATTAAAACAGCAATGTAAATGACATATAACACTAGCTTACACAGTCAAGACTAGATCTATTTTGAACATTTCGACAAGTCAAAATCCCtagtaaaaatgaaaactttaccTCTCTTATGAAACGCTTCTTNCTTCCCATCTTTTCCATCAAATATCTGCAATACCAATATCAAAACCCCAACAATAAGAACCAcaacagaaacagaaaaaagaaacaaagttttgaAAACTTTCAGTTGTAGCAAAATGGTTAGATGGAAGCTTTGTTTACCTTTCTCAGACGGCTGTGCTTTCCAAGAGCCCAATTNTACACACAAAATTCGAATCAGCAACcctcaaatcaataaaaaaagaatgaaactttcCCTACATATCTCCATGGGGGATATCGAGCAAGCAAACTAACTAAAGGAACAAAAACCCTCAAAATCACATTATAGGAACAGACCCACTAAGAAGCAGATCGGAGAAAGAGTATCAAAATTACCGAATCGGGGAGGTCGAGAGGAGCCTTGAGAACTTCTCTGCCGCTGCGAGAGACGATGGTGACCTTCATGACGATTAAGCGGAGCAAACGAGGAAGACCCAGATGAGGaaattgagagaaagagaaaggaaactaaatagagagaaggaagaagaagaagacgagattGAGCATTGAAGAGGGATGTAGTTGGGAGTAGGAGAACTAACTATCTTCCCAACTTATACCATTGGGaccatttattttagtttgctacctcacccttttttttttttggtccaaaaataaaacatttgttgCAAATAATGGCTTTTGTTTTAAGGGTAAATTAGCTGAgtagcccaaaaaaaaaactaacaaataatataatcatctattcaaaaaaattagaaaagtagGATCAAGGGTAGTGTAAATTATTANGTGAACGAAAAACGTTTCCAAGATCCGTTTGAAGTAGTGAAAGCACCAGTAGTACATAGCGTACGTCTGGACCGGATGGANTagtgtaaattattattttgggtttttggtttaaggaTAATGGTGGATAGGGGTGGACGGCAGTGGTGGTAGACGGTGGTCCGGTGATCCGGCGGTGGTCCAGCGGTTCTCCGGCGATGGTCCGGTGATATGTCGGCGGTGGTCCGGCGGTTCTTCAGCAGTGATCCAGCGGTAGTGGTTGGAGgaaatctaaatcctaaagAATATAGTACATTAGGAACCTTAGTGGTGATGATGGTAAaaatatggtggtggtggtggctgcCAGAGGTGGTTGTGGCTGCCGGAGGTGGTTGTAAAGGGTGGAGATGGTGGTTTTAGGGGGTGGGGATGGTGGTGGTAGAGGGGTGGAGATGGTGGTGAAAGAGggtaatatagtatatattatagtttatatagagTATATTACTTATACATGGTTAGAGTAGTTAGTtgtttaattatagtttttttgttggtcataGGGTGTAATTCCCCTTGTTTTAAGGATCCATTTATTTAGTAAACCATTCagattatgtttttgatttttctttttttttttttatggtttatgtaTCAATGTTTCAGTTTCGGGTATGTATTAGAAATTAGAATTGTACACCTTAAGTGTTGTATAAAACGGTATCAGAGCACACAGTGAAAAATAGCCCTAATGTAATGCATTAACGAAAATAAAAGGGAGTAAAGAGAAAGAATCCTCGTTGTTTGTTGTCTTGTCGTTTAAAAGACGTAATTATATAATCAATGCTCCCTTAATTAACCCACATGCATCGGAAGTATAGTAGTATTGAGTTTGTTGGTCAACGAACTTTGCTTGGCCATTTATCAATAAAATGCCCACACTCAACAGATTGACCCAATTACAGCTAGGATTATTGTTTACAAAGTTTGTGTTGTGAATAGCAAACCCATCATAGACAAGACACGCCTCCTGGCTCCTAGTCTCCTAGATGTAAAGCCACATTAGAGGTACGCTTTACCCCGATGCGGCTAAGCAACATTAAGGTATATATTCCTTGAACggtttttgttgatgatgatgaatgagtaATAATAATGAAGCCAGCCGAAACATGCaatcaaaaaaacaatactGTACAAACAAATATCACTAACCTAACCATTAATATCTTCCTctttttacaaattacaaagcTAGATTTTTCTCAAGTGATCAGCAGTATAAGTACGACATTCTTCTAtagaaacgttttttttttttttggttttcagggTACAAATTATCCAATCTACCACAATTTGAGCATTAGTTAGTCTATTTTACTCTACAGGtatgactttataaaattaaggTGTACAAGTAGCAACACCAGATGATCTGGTCCAGATCTAGCTAGCATGCATGAAACATTTTTAAAGCAGTAATTAGAAAGCCGTATAAAGATAGTTAAATAGATTATATACTATATGGCTATATCTTTCGGAGCATTTCTCTTACAGATGAAATTATGCATGTTCTTGCATTGGAATCTAGGAATCTTCTACTAAAGAATGACACGTGATAACGATTTCAATTTGATGCTAGCTATATCGATTTTTTCACACTTAAAAGTATATCTTGAAAGCTAAGATCAAGCTATATGAGTAACTATTAGTTGTATCATAGATGCATATAatagtatttatatattgtatgtaAATGTGAAATATGgatgcaagaaaaagaaaagaaaaagctgCAGAGAAGGTGTGTTGCTTTACAACCTTGAATATGTGCTCATGAGATGTACACTACAGATAAGAGAAGATTCTTTTTAGTTGCATGAAAATGTGTTACTAAtctaaaaaacacacacacatgcacATTTCTATAAAGACGAACttctttaaattatattaaatttctatcaaaaataaaataaaaagataaagtGCTCCTTTAAAAAGAGTTCTTCATCGATGAATTAGAGGTCTCTGATTCGAGTTAAGCTTCTTCCCTAGTCGTTCAATAGCTCACCAATAGATGAAGACACCGTATTATCCCTCTTGTTCAGCTACTTCGAAGCTCAACATGTTACATTCCGACTAAAACACTCTCAGTTACtcaaacatataacttattatgATCTTGCGTCATAGATATGTTACTTAGTTTCAAAATCAAGTTGTTCGCGTTGCTGATGCCAAAGTGTTTTGTGAGATAAATTTAGTACAcataattgaaagaaaattgGCTAGTTCATATTACTACTACAGAATTTCAAAGCATGTTCTTTCTTTGTGTTTCAACTTCATCCAAATTTCCAAGTAATTCAAATGTATTGGAACTTCTTCTTATCGTTTTGTCTCAGTTTGATCATTTTCATAGTTGAAAcgatttttttataatgaagaTAACGAATagtgagagacagagagagatgtttgctgttatattaaaatacgTTGGTATAATATCAttagataattaattttgataaatatcattttttaatagGTTGATTATGAATTATGTAGTTAGCGATGTTTGCTGTTATGTGTCGACATAGTCAGGTCCATTTAAAAAGAGGTTTGATCAAATATACATAATTTGGACCACAAATCTTTCTTTTAGAAATCGCGCGCGGAGCGGACTGGGACACCTTCCTACAAACATGTCCGTCTTTACTAAATCTTACGTACCCCTCACATTTGTAAACATAAATCATCAAATACATATAGACTGGCCGGTGATCATAattctaaatatattaatttcaatcATTCAATGTTATCGGTAAGTTATATGAGGGTCACATCAAGAATcacgaaagaaaagaaaaaaaaaagaaacaaccgTGTTGAATCATCATGATTTGATTTGTTGGCTTAATTATACattctagtttttatttatcttgTGTTGCAAATTATCCAAATCAGCACATTATAATTTCTTCTTTGATATCCAagttcagaaagaaaaaaacaccgAACGATTTATTGGATCACAAAATATAATAGTATTATCATATATTTGAAGGAAACCATATACACAGAATCCTACGAGTTCTTGGATCATTCTTAAGACTGACCGCTCGGAATCTATAAAATCTCGCCATGCAaaggtaatttatttttataagacaaaaaacacaatgacgaaaaattataagaaagataactaaaataaatactatGAAAAACGAAACTTGGGTCACACCCGAGGAAAACAAAGGTACACTCGATTGTGACAACTCCACCAAAGACCACCCCACTACCAATTCacctttatttgtttctttattaatttccaaatctttttgtttttttatatatattaatctagcTAATTATTCGCCTCTCTCGTTGTTTTTTGaccttttaattaaaaaaaattgaagggaGGTGCCTAGGGTTTCTCTCTCTGCATGGCCAGTACTCTTGCTCTTCACATTTCTTTTTGGGCACCACTGTCTGTAAACGtttgcaaagaaagaaaaaaaagcttacatgCTAAGAAAACTATATTTCCTTGTCGTTTCTCTCATAAaagaattatatttaattttgtcgTTGCTAATgaaatacaatatatttaggaAGTGGAATCGGATCGGACAAGTGAGTGAATTATCTACCAACTTAGATTTCAATCGTCTTTTTCTCATTGATTGACAAGTAACATACACAATATACTAACACACATATTATATCTTTAtaagaaatgtatatatatatatatatatatattactttattaaAAGAATACACACATAtcacatataatattataatagttTCCTTCAACCAAATGTTATAGTGAAATTGATCAATTTCATAACATATATGAAACAAATTCatacttgatatatatatacagtgaTACAACCAAGACACACACAATGACGTCGTAGATGATTGACTTGcgaaaataagcaaaacagaAAAACTTCTTTAAATCGACACTTAATTCCAAAAAGGTTAACAATAAGTAAGAAGGttttttgatgaaaacaaaaagaaataaaagagcctaagagaatgatgaaaattgaaagagaaagagaaacaaaataaaaaaaaaaagagtaaagagaattaagaaacacaataaattaaacaaaggaaacttcatttcttcttctatttatcTCATTCAGCTCCTCTCTtcgctcttctctctctagaTCAATTCTTTCTTGTATGATGTGATTTTCCACCATATCTGCGACCTcttacctaaaaaaaaaaagagaaaccatTTAAAGATGGATTTCTCATCTCTTCCAGTGAATCAGTTTGATTCACACAACTGGCAGCAGGTAATATTCGTTTATGATGATATAATTAGATGTTCTTGATTCATTCATTTTTTACTCTTATAAGTTCGATCAAGATATATGAAGATTGCAGTTTTTGTTCTACAAAATTGCTACTTagcttctttctcttgttcttctctgcggaacaaataaaaaaaaaacgaattcgcgtatatacttataaatattctTAAGCCGataaaaaaccttttttcatGTCTTCTCTCGAATATACCAGTACGTAATTTATATAAAGATGAGTTTAATTTTGATCTTTATGTTTCTATTTTAAGGACTTTGGTTTTATGAAGTTATCCATATTGTTTTCCTTATAGAAtgtattttttctctttgtctAGCTTTTTACACCGCCATCGAATTAAACAAAAAGTTACTATGACTTTAATCTGCGTTATTATTCATCCATTTTCTTTCTGCAGCTTTGTCAATAAAACAACTATAATAAATCTGCAATTCTTGTCAAAGTAGAACaattatctcttttcttttctcaccGACCAATGTTTCCTACTCGAATCCTTTCTGCTTTATTGCAATCCTCAAAACTAATaagtagtaattaattatgttaatatGCAGCAAGGGAGCCAACATCAGCTAGACTGTGTTACAACTGACCAGAACCCTAGTAGTTACTTACGGCAGCTCTCATCACCACCGGCTTCTCAGGCTGGCTCGAGCCAAACTAGAGTGAATTCAATGGTGGAACGTGCTCGGATCGCGAAAGTCCCATTGCCTGAAGCAGCTCTAAATTGCCCTAGATGTGACTCAACCAATACAAAGTTTTGTTACTTCAATAACTATAGCCTTACTCAGCCTCGCCATTTCTGCAAAACATGTCGCCGCTATTGGACACGTGGTGGTGCCCTGAGGAATGTTCCTGTTGGAGGAGGCTTTAGGAGGAACAAGAGAAGCAAATCCAACGGCGGGAGATCGAAATCTACGGTCTTGGTCTCGGCTGATAACAATACCACTGCTTCATCACTTACTTCTCACCCAAGTTACTCAAACCCTAGCAAGTTTCTTAGCTACGGCCAAAGCACGGGGTTTACTTCCAACTTACCCATCTTGCCTCCTCTCCAAAGCCTTGGATCAGACTACAATTCAAGCAACAATGGGTTAGATTTTGGCGGAATTCAAATTAGCAACGTGATAAGTGGGATGAGTTCTAGTGGTCGGATCTTGGATCCATGGAGGATACCTTCATCGCAACAAGCTCAACAAATCCCTTTCTTAATCAACACTAACGGGATGATACAATCTTCAAATGCTTTATATCCCTTACTAGAAGGTAATGAAGGTGTTAATCAAGATGATCCACAACAAAAGAGTAGTGACTATTCCAATCAGCTAATGTCTAAACCCTTGATGGATTTGGCTTCACGCGGAGATGGAGCCGAACAAACGAGAAATGTGAAGGCCGAAGAGAATGATCAGGATCAGGGTAGAGATGGGGACGGACTAAATAGCTTATCGAGAAACTTTTTGGGGAATATTAACATAAACTCATCCGGGAACAATGAATACACATCATGGGGCGGTAATAGTTCTTGGACCGGTTTCACCTCCAACAACTCGACAGGCCATCTCTCATTCTAAGTACTCGGGCACTAGCTATTCTTGATAATTCTTTTGTTGGTTGGGTTATATATTGATCGCTTGCCATGGGTGTTATTACTGAGGAGAGATCAAACCATGCATGCAGCTGTATCCAAAGGCTAATTTTGGGGCTGAGAGGAAAGGTAtggttaattataaaactatcTTTTTCATCGTTTAAAAGATTCAAAGTGTGAGTATGTTAATTGGTTCTGGTGATATATATGTGTTTATCggaatttggtgttattggctATATATAGCTAGAGGTGTGGGTGATGTATGAATTCAAGAGTTGATTATGGAAACTTTTTTGTGTGTTCATTGAATAATCAgtcaatttctcaatttcttgGAGACCCATTATGAGACATTTATAGAGCAAATTTTTGTTTGTCGAATGTATATGCTAAGTGTTCAAACTATATTTCCCTTTtccaaaataacatatattttcaaatgagGATATGATTCACTTCTTTGcaccaaaaagaaagagaggataTGATTCACTTCTTTGGTCCAACtgattaaattctttttttttcttcttaaatatGAGATGTAAACACAAATATAAACGCAGATGTTTTCGTTtgcatttttttcattttattataaagaacaaaaaaaggacttcccattaaaaatatttctatttcttCATTAGTAATTAGATATAAAta from Camelina sativa cultivar DH55 chromosome 9, Cs, whole genome shotgun sequence encodes:
- the LOC104712168 gene encoding dof zinc finger protein DOF3.6-like; the protein is MDFSSLPVNQFDSHNWQQQGSQHQLDCVTTDQNPSSYLRQLSSPPASQAGSSQTRVNSMVERARIAKVPLPEAALNCPRCDSTNTKFCYFNNYSLTQPRHFCKTCRRYWTRGGALRNVPVGGGFRRNKRSKSNGGRSKSTVLVSADNNTTASSLTSHPSYSNPSKFLSYGQSTGFTSNLPILPPLQSLGSDYNSSNNGLDFGGIQISNVISGMSSSGRILDPWRIPSSQQAQQIPFLINTNGMIQSSNALYPLLEGNEGVNQDDPQQKSSDYSNQLMSKPLMDLASRGDGAEQTRNVKAEENDQDQGRDGDGLNSLSRNFLGNININSSGNNEYTSWGGNSSWTGFTSNNSTGHLSF
- the LOC104712166 gene encoding putative nuclease HARBI1 → MGPLKTIKKKKRAEKKVDRNVLLAAAAAAAASASVALNNNEDSPSSHSSLDWWDGFSRRLSGSSDLKTFESVFKISRKTFDYICSLVKDDFTAKPANFSDSNGKPLSLNDRVAVALRRLGSGESLSVIGETFGMNQSTVSQITWRFVESMEERALHHLSWPSKLDDIKSKFEKISGLPNCCGAIDITHIVMNLPAVEPSNKVWLDGEKNFSMILQAVVDPDMRFLDVIAGWPGSLSDDVVLKNSGFYKLVEKGKRLSGEKFLVSERAELREYIVGDSGFPLLPWLLTPYQGKPLSLPQTEFNRRHSETRKAAEMALSKLKDRWRIIHGVMWMPDRNRLPRIIFVCCLLHNILIDMGDQTLDDQTLSHQHDIHYRQRSCKLADEASSVLRDELSDQMWGSA